The Lipingzhangella halophila genome segment ACGGCCGGCCGTTCCCGGTCCAGCGTCCCGGTTCGGGCAGCGCGCAGCCCAGGAACTCACCCGCCGTACGTGCCGCGCACCGCTCCTCCCCCGGATCGACCCGCAGCTCCACCTGGGCAAGGAAGGGTACTTCGTAGAGTGTCACGGTCTGCTCGGACCCGGTGGCCGCACACCGTTCGGCGAGGTGCCCGGCGGGACTCTGCCGCTCGATGCGCGGCAACGGAACCGTTCCGTTCACGGCCTCATCCATCGCGCCGACTTCCCTCCTTGTCGTAGAACACCGGGTCGGTCACGAGCACCGGCACCGCCTGGTCCAGGTGTACGGCGTATACCCGGTCGCCGTGCCGGTGCCGCCCCTCGCGCAGCAGACCGAGCGCGAACGACCGGCCCAGCGCGGCGCTGAGATAGGAGGACGTGACGTGCCCCTGCAAGGGCACCGGGGCCGCGCCCGGCTGCTCGGCCACCAACTGCGCCCCCTCGGCGACCACGTGCTCGCCGTCCTCGGGCAGCAGCCCGACCAACTGCTCGCGGTCCTCGCGCGCGGTGTCGGGACGCGAAAGCGAACGCTTGCCGACGAAGTCCTTGCGCTTGGACACCGCCCAGCCCAGCCCGACGTCGACCGGGGTCACGGTGCCGTCGGTCTCGTGGCCCACGACGATGAACCCCTTCTCCGCGCGGAGCAGGTGCATGCTCTCGGTGCCGTAGGGCGTGACGCCGTAGGGCTGTCCGGCCGCCATGACGGCCTCCCAGACGGCCCTGCCGTACCACGCGGGCACGTTGATCTCGAAGCTCAGCTCACCGGTGAAGCTGACCCGCAGGAGCCGGGCGGGCACCCCGTCGACCAGTGTGGTGTCGCGGTACGTCATGAACTCGAAGCCCTCGGCGGAGAGGTCCTCGCCGGGGGCGAGCCGCGCCACGACGTCGCGCGAGCGCGGCCCCACGACGCTGACGGTGGCCCAGTGGTCGGTGGCGTCGGTGATGTGCACACACAGGTCCGGCCACTCGGTCTGGGCCCACTCCTCCAGCCAGGCGCGGACGGTGTCGGCGTTGCCGGAGGTGGTGGTGCACATGTACTGGGTGTCGGAAAGCCGCACGGCCACACCGTCGTCGAGCACCATGCCGTCGGCCTTGCACATGACCCCGTAGCGGCAGCGTCCCGGCCGCAGTGTGGAGAAGTTGTTGGCGTAGATCCGGTCGAGGAACGTCCCGGCGTCGCGCCCCTCGACCATGATCTTGCCGAGGGTGGAGGCGTCCAGGACTCCGACGCTCTCGCGTGCGGCACCGCACTCGCGCAGCAGCGCCGCGCGCATGTCCTCGCCGTCCCGCGGGAAGTACCGGGGCCGTTTCCACTGGCCAACGTCCTCGAACACCGCTCCCTGGGCAACGTGCCACTCGTGCATGGGGGTACGGCGCGCGGGGTCGAACAACTCCCCGACATCACGGCCCGCAACCGCGGTGAGCGGTACCGGCACCCACGGCGGGCGGCTTCCGGTCCCGCCGACCTCGTCCATCGTGCGGCCGAGCAGGCCCGCCACGATGCCCGTTGCGGGCACACCCGACGTCCGCCCCTGGTCGGGACCGGTGCCGATGGTGGTGTAGCGCTTGATGTGCTCGATGGAGGACATCCCGGCGGCGATGGCGTCGCGGATGCCGGCGAGCGTGGCGTCCCGGTGCAGGTCGACGAACATCCGCCGTTCGTCGGTCCGGGAGTCGGTGACCGTCCACAGCGCCATCGGCGGCGTGTGTCCGGACCCCGTGTCCACGTCCGCGCCGCTGGCCACCTCGGCGGCCTCCAGAGCCGGTTCCCCCGACAGCGCCTCAACCGCGGCCGTGTGCCCGGCTCGCTCGCCCTGGTCGCGGGCGGCCGCCGGGTTCCGGATCCCGGTGGCGGCGCCGGCGACGTGCATCCCGGGCGGAACCTCGGCGGGCAGGAACGCCGCGTGCTCGGCCGACCAGCGTTTCCGCCCACCGCTGTGCGCGGCGAGCGCGGTGACCGGGTCGTGGCCGCCGGACACGGCGAGCAGGTCGCAGGGGAACGAGCGCCCCTCGCCGGTGGCGTTCCCGTGCGCGTCGATCGGGGCGACCGTGGCTCCGCTCACGACCCCGCCGGCCCCGCCCGCGGTCCGGGTGACCCCGCTGGCGGTGAGCACCCCGACCCCGCGCTCGTACAGCGCGGCAACCGGGGCCGAGCCCGGCGTGGGCCGGGCGTCGGCCACCGTGACGAGTGTGCTGCCGGCGTCGTGCAGCGCGACGGCCGCCCACAGGGCTTCGTCGTGGCAGCCGAACACGACGACCCGGTGGCCGGCGAGCACCCCGTGCCGCCGGGCGTAGCCCGCGGCGGCGCCGGCGAGCATGACGCCGGGACGGTCGTTGCCCTCGAACGCGATCGGCCGCTCGGAGCTGCCGGTGGCCAGTACAGTGCGGCGGGCCCGGATGTGCCAGAGCCGGTGCACGGCGCCGCCGCTCGCGGCGGCGTGCGGCCGGTGCTCCAGGGCCACCGCCTCACCATGGTCGTAGAGGCCGGTCACGGTGGTACGGGTGAGCAGGCGCAGCTCCGGCTCGTCGCTGAGAGCGGCGATCCGCGAGTCCTGCCACTCGCGCGCGGCGGCGTCCTCCGCCACCGCCCACGCCCCGGCGAGCCCGCCGCCGGGCTGCGGGCCGTCGCAGGCCAGGATGACCCGCGCCCCGGCCCGGGCGGCGGCCGCGGCCGCCGCGACCCCAGCGGGGCCCGCGCCCACGACCAGCACGTCGCAGTGCGCCCACACGCGGTCGCCGCGGGGCGCCTCCTCGCCTTCGGGCAGCCTGGCGTACCCCTTGAGCGACCTGGCGCACAGGCCGTCGTACGCCTCGACCCGCGTGGCCTGGACCATGCTCTCGGTGGGCGCGGAGTCGACCCGGACGTAGCCGCACGGTTCCTCGGGACCGAGCCCGACGATGCCGCGCGGGCGGTCCGAGTAGATCCCGGAGCCGACCGTGCGCACACCGTTGGCCAGCAGGGTGGCGGCCAGCGGCTCTCCGGCGCGGGCGGCGAGCTCCCGGCCGTTGAAGCTGACCGTGGCCTCGCTGCCCTCCTCAACGGGGATATTGCGGTATCCGGTCACCGGGTCACCTCCGGGAGCTCCGCTCCGGTGGGGCCGGAGCCGGCGATCCGGTTGGTCGCGGTGTCGCGCATGACGTCGCACCAGCGGCGACAGCCCGCCCTATGGAACCAGCGCTCGGCGAACCAGCCCTCGGGGTTGTCCCGGACGAACAGGTATTCGGCCCACGCGGCGTCGTCCAGCGCCCACGGGTCCTCGGGGTAGGCCACGCGGGCCTGCCCGCCGTAGCCGAACTCGGCCTCGTCACGTGGTCCGCACCACGGGCATGGAATGAGCAGCATGCCGGTGACGTCCTCCCAGTCCTGGTCAGTACGTGGTCAGTGCGCGACCGCAGCCGCGCCGTGCTCGTCGATTAGCGCCCCGGTGGTGAAGCGTTCGAGCGCGTAGGGCTCGGCGAGCGGGTGCGGCCGGTCGTTCGCGACGGTGTCGGCGAAGACGTGGCCGGCACCAGGGGTCGCCTTGTACCCGCCGGTCCCCCACCCGCAGTTCACGTAGAGGCCGTTGAAGGGAGTGAGACCGATGATCGGCGAGGCGTCCGGGGCGACGTCGACGACCCCGGCCCAGGTCCGCAGCAGATGGGCGTGCGCGAACACGGGGTACAGCGCGATGGCGGCCGCGATCTCGTGCTCGATCGTGCTGAAGGAGCCCCGCCGGCCGTAGCCGTTGTAGGAGTCGATACCGGCTCCCAGGACCAGCTCGCCCTTCTCGACCTGGCTCACGTAGACGTGAACGGTGTTCGACATGACGACCGTGTCGATCACCGGCTCCAGCAACTGCGTGACCAGCGCCTGCAGCGGATGGCTCTGCAGCGGCAGCCGCAGCCCGAGCGTGTCGAGGAGCACCGAGGTGTGCCCCGCGGCGCACAACGCGACCTTGCCGGTCGAGATGGGGCCGCGCGAAGTGTGCACCCCGGTGATCGTGTCCCCGCTGCGCTGGAACCCGGTGACCTCGCAGCCCTCGATGAGGTGCACCCCGAGCCGATCCGCCGCAGCGGCGTAGGCCCAGGCGACCTCGTCGTGGTCGGCGATGCCGGCCCGCGGCTGGTAGGTCGCACCCATGACCGGGTAGCGCAGCTCGGGGCTGATGTTGATGATCGGGACGAGCTTCTTGACCTCTTCAGGGCTGAGCCACTCGGCGTCGATCCCGTTGAGCCGGTTGGCGTTCACCCGGCGCACCGACTCGCGCACGTCGTGCGTGGTGTGCGCGAGGTTGAGCACTCCTCGCTGGCTGAACTCGACGTCGCGGCCCAGATCGTTCTCCAGGTCCTCCCAGAGGCCCAGCGCGTGCTCGTAGATGCCCGCGCTGGCCTCCCACAGGTAGTTCGAGCGAATGATCTGGGTGTTGCGCGCCATGTTCCCGCCGGCCAGCCAGCCGCGCTCCAGGACCGCGACATTGGTGATCCCGTGGTCGCGGGCCAGGTAGTAGGCGGTGGCCAGGCCGTGCCCGCCAGACCCCACAACCACGGCGTCGTAGCTGGGGGCCGGCTCTCGTGTCCTCCACAGCAGTTCCGCAGTCATACCCGCAGCCTCTTCATTTCGGGGTCGAAAAGGGGGTCGGTCGCGGTCGTGGCGGGCACCCGGCGATCGAAGTAGCCGATCTCCAGTGGGGTGCCGGCGGTGCTCGCCGAGGCGGGCACCCAGGCGTAGGCGATCCCGGTGCCGATCGTGTACCCCCATGCCGCGCTGGTGACGTAGCCGATCGCGGAGTCGCTGCCCGGCAGGTAGACGGGCTCGTTGCCCATGACCGTGTCAGAGGGGTCCTCGAAGGTCAGGCAGGTCAGCTTGCGCCGCACGCTCTGCGGGTCGCGCCCTTCGACAGCCGAGCGGCCGGTGTAGTCGCCCTTGTTCATGCGCAGCGCGAAGTCGACGCCGGCCTCGTAGGGGTCGTGCTCGTCGGTCATGTCCGCGCCGAACGCGCGGTAGCCCTTCTCCAGGCGCAGGCTGTTGAACGCGCCGCGGCCGGCGGCGATGACGCCCAAGGGCTCGCCCGCCTTCCACAGCGTGTCCCAGAGGCGCAGCCCGACGTCGGGCGTGGTGTAGAGCTCCCAGCCGAGCTCACCCACGTACGACACGCGCATGGCCAGCACCGGCACCTCGGCGATGTGGAACCTGGCGCAGCGGAAGTAGCGCAGGCCGTCGTTGCTCAGGTCGTAGTCGGCCAGCGGCTGCACGAGGTCCCGCGCCAGTGGCCCCCAGACCCCGATGCAGGTGGTCTGCGGGGTGATGTCGCGGACCTGGACCGTACCGTCGGCGGGCAGCCTGCGGCGCAGCCAGTCGAGGTCGAGCTGGCTGTTCACGCCGAGCTGGAAGTGGTCCTCGCTCACCCGGGCGACGGTGATGTCCCCGCGCAAATGGCCGCGCTCGTCGAGGATCAGGCAGTAGCTGACGGCGCCGGGCGCACGCTCCGCGCGGGCGGTGGTGACGCGGTCCAGGAACGCCGCCGACCCCGGGCCGGTCACCTCCAGGCGCATCAGCGACGACATGTCGTAGAGCGCCACCCGCTCCCGGGTGACCTGCGCCTCGGCCCCGATGATGGGCGACCAGTACCGCCGGGCCCACGGCCCCGGAGTGGGGATGTCGCGGCCCGTGACCAGGTCGGCGTTGGCCTCGTACCAATGGGGCCGCTCCCACCCCGACGCCTCCAGTTGGAAGGCGCTCAGCTCGGTCTGGCGGGGGTAGAACGGGGAGGTGCGCAGCGGCCGGGGCTCCTCCATGGGCTGCTGCGGGTGGATGGCGTCGTAGACCTCCACGAAGTTCTGGCAGTCGCGCTCAAGCAGGTAGCTGGGCGCGAGCTGGTGCGGCTGGAAGCGGTTGACC includes the following:
- a CDS encoding FAD-dependent oxidoreductase, which encodes MTGYRNIPVEEGSEATVSFNGRELAARAGEPLAATLLANGVRTVGSGIYSDRPRGIVGLGPEEPCGYVRVDSAPTESMVQATRVEAYDGLCARSLKGYARLPEGEEAPRGDRVWAHCDVLVVGAGPAGVAAAAAAARAGARVILACDGPQPGGGLAGAWAVAEDAAAREWQDSRIAALSDEPELRLLTRTTVTGLYDHGEAVALEHRPHAAASGGAVHRLWHIRARRTVLATGSSERPIAFEGNDRPGVMLAGAAAGYARRHGVLAGHRVVVFGCHDEALWAAVALHDAGSTLVTVADARPTPGSAPVAALYERGVGVLTASGVTRTAGGAGGVVSGATVAPIDAHGNATGEGRSFPCDLLAVSGGHDPVTALAAHSGGRKRWSAEHAAFLPAEVPPGMHVAGAATGIRNPAAARDQGERAGHTAAVEALSGEPALEAAEVASGADVDTGSGHTPPMALWTVTDSRTDERRMFVDLHRDATLAGIRDAIAAGMSSIEHIKRYTTIGTGPDQGRTSGVPATGIVAGLLGRTMDEVGGTGSRPPWVPVPLTAVAGRDVGELFDPARRTPMHEWHVAQGAVFEDVGQWKRPRYFPRDGEDMRAALLRECGAARESVGVLDASTLGKIMVEGRDAGTFLDRIYANNFSTLRPGRCRYGVMCKADGMVLDDGVAVRLSDTQYMCTTTSGNADTVRAWLEEWAQTEWPDLCVHITDATDHWATVSVVGPRSRDVVARLAPGEDLSAEGFEFMTYRDTTLVDGVPARLLRVSFTGELSFEINVPAWYGRAVWEAVMAAGQPYGVTPYGTESMHLLRAEKGFIVVGHETDGTVTPVDVGLGWAVSKRKDFVGKRSLSRPDTAREDREQLVGLLPEDGEHVVAEGAQLVAEQPGAAPVPLQGHVTSSYLSAALGRSFALGLLREGRHRHGDRVYAVHLDQAVPVLVTDPVFYDKEGSRRDG
- a CDS encoding sarcosine oxidase subunit beta family protein, which translates into the protein MTAELLWRTREPAPSYDAVVVGSGGHGLATAYYLARDHGITNVAVLERGWLAGGNMARNTQIIRSNYLWEASAGIYEHALGLWEDLENDLGRDVEFSQRGVLNLAHTTHDVRESVRRVNANRLNGIDAEWLSPEEVKKLVPIINISPELRYPVMGATYQPRAGIADHDEVAWAYAAAADRLGVHLIEGCEVTGFQRSGDTITGVHTSRGPISTGKVALCAAGHTSVLLDTLGLRLPLQSHPLQALVTQLLEPVIDTVVMSNTVHVYVSQVEKGELVLGAGIDSYNGYGRRGSFSTIEHEIAAAIALYPVFAHAHLLRTWAGVVDVAPDASPIIGLTPFNGLYVNCGWGTGGYKATPGAGHVFADTVANDRPHPLAEPYALERFTTGALIDEHGAAAVAH
- a CDS encoding sarcosine oxidase subunit delta — encoded protein: MLLIPCPWCGPRDEAEFGYGGQARVAYPEDPWALDDAAWAEYLFVRDNPEGWFAERWFHRAGCRRWCDVMRDTATNRIAGSGPTGAELPEVTR
- a CDS encoding GcvT family protein, producing the protein MPAPDPAPRTTPRVVVIGAGIVGCALADELTVRGYTDVTVVDQGDVYTTGGSTSHAPGLVFQTSGSKTMVDFASYTARKYEALHQGGQPCFNPVGGLELAVAPERLDELHRRCGWARSYGIEARVLSPEECAELHPLVEADRILGGLYTPSDGLANAVGASAAQGEAAVWRGARFLPRHEVTDIEVSGGRVTGVITDQGHIPADLVVCSAGMWGPRIAGMVGMTLPLTPLEHQFGWTGRVPALAGAVGDDGAERHPMLRYQERDLYYRGSGERIGIGYYGHRPIPVDPAAIGTPSTASDRPMPSMMPFTPEDFAPAWSDTLSLLPELGETKLEEGFNGLFSFTPDNMPLIGESPDVAGFWVAEAVWITHSAGVARATAELIVDGHSTFDLHACEVNRFQPHQLAPSYLLERDCQNFVEVYDAIHPQQPMEEPRPLRTSPFYPRQTELSAFQLEASGWERPHWYEANADLVTGRDIPTPGPWARRYWSPIIGAEAQVTRERVALYDMSSLMRLEVTGPGSAAFLDRVTTARAERAPGAVSYCLILDERGHLRGDITVARVSEDHFQLGVNSQLDLDWLRRRLPADGTVQVRDITPQTTCIGVWGPLARDLVQPLADYDLSNDGLRYFRCARFHIAEVPVLAMRVSYVGELGWELYTTPDVGLRLWDTLWKAGEPLGVIAAGRGAFNSLRLEKGYRAFGADMTDEHDPYEAGVDFALRMNKGDYTGRSAVEGRDPQSVRRKLTCLTFEDPSDTVMGNEPVYLPGSDSAIGYVTSAAWGYTIGTGIAYAWVPASASTAGTPLEIGYFDRRVPATTATDPLFDPEMKRLRV